The DNA region CTTTCCACAGGTTAGTATTTTTCTTTACAGGTGTTTTGATAGCTAGTATTGCCAGTGAGTAATCTTTCTTTCCACAGGTAAGTATTTTTCTCTTCACAGGTGTTTTGATGGCTAGTATTGCCAGTGAGTACTCTTTCTTTCCACAGGTtagtatttttctctttacaggtGTTTTGATAGCTAGTATTGCCAGTGAGTATTCTTTCTTTCCACaggtaaatatttttctctttacaggtGTTTTGATAGCTAGTACTCCCAGTGAGCAATCTTTCTTTCCACAGGtaagtatttttctctttacaggtGTTTTGATAGCTAGTATTGCCAGTGAGTAATCTTTCTTTCCACAGATAACCATGTTTCTCTTTACAGGTGTTTTGATAGCTAGTACTGCCAGTGAGTATTCTTTCTTTCCACaggtaaatatttttctctttatggGTGTCTGATAGATAGAACTCCCAGTAAGTAATCTTTCTTTCCACAGGTAAGTATTTTTCTTCACAGGTGTTTTGATGGCTAGTATTGCCAGTGAGTACTCTTTCTTTCCACAGGtaagtatttttctctttacaggtGTTTTGATAGCTAGTATTGCCAGTGAGTAATCTTTCTTTCCACAGGtaagtatttttctctttacgGGTGTCTGATAGATAGAACTCCCAGTAAGTAATCTTTCTTTCCACAGGTAAGTATTTTTCTCTTCACAGGTGTTTTGATAGCTAGTATTGCCAGTGAGTAATCTTTCTTTCAACaggtaaatatttttctctttacaggtGTTTTGATGGCTAGTATTGCCAGTGAGTAATCTTTCTTTCCACAGATAACCATGTTTCTCTTTACAGGTGTTTTGATAGCTAGTATTGCCAGTGAGTATTCTTTCTTTCCACaggtaaatatttttcttcGAGCCAAGGTAAACACATATTCAAATAGTGACCATAACTAATTCATGTTTTATAATATTAATGCTGCTCCTGTAGTCAGTGCACCTGAGGTGATGTGGAGGGTCCAAAATCAACAACTGGAGTCTGAGGAGATGACACGTCTGGGTGATCTTCTCTCATGAGGGCTACAGGTTGGTTTTCAGCCAGAATGTCAGATGGGTCACTCATGGTGGCATCAGGATAGTCGTCCTCCTCAACTTCATCCTGCATGTCTGGCAGTGTGATGTCCAGTTCCTTGTGGGGTTGCGGTTGCAGCATGTCTCCTCTGCCAGACTGAGCCAGCAGATACTCCACAGCGATGTGCTCATCTATCGACGACAGGCAACATgtgaaaaaatttgaaaaagaaaagaatgtaTGTCAttcaaaaaataacacaattttTCATTCTAATATACAAGAACAGGGAgagatgtttgtttgttgttggtAATATCATCTTCTGTAACATCTCACCAGTCGGTCTCCCGGTGGAATAAACTCTGGAATGAGTGACTGGCCAAGAACTCGATTACTGAGGAACTGAGGTTGCACATGAGGCGGACATCATAGAGTCTGGAGTGCGATGCACTTCTTAGATGCACAGCTTCGAGCACGGTTGATGTTCCATCGGGACCCCCCCTCAAGCATGTACATTTGTGTGTGCATCGCATTGGATCTCCATCCtgcaaaatacaaacaaacaaaacacatgattaaGATCAGTGAAATCGTGGCATTCATTCAATGATGTGCATAACTATAATGCACCACTATCAATGAACAGGACTATTTATTTTGATTCACCTGGAATGAAGGTACACTGGTGGCGATGAAAACTTTCAACAGAAGAGGACCCCTGCCACATCTCAGCACATCCAAAACCTGGTCTCCCTTCTGCACACCTGAGCCAAGTTTGGTATAAAGCTCAATGCCGGGAGGATCTTGGATGCATGGCAAGTGCTTCTGTTGCACCTCCCACACATGTGTCATGCTGTCCGGGTTAATTAACCGCAAACCCGATGTGTCCGTCAGTTCCACATGGATGACAACAAGCCCTGAATTGAGATTCTTGTTTCCTCCACCCCTCGAGTTCTCCTCCTGCAGTGCCTTGCAAGTTCCTTGGAGCTGATGCTGGACAGAACTTGTGCTTCAGTTGGGGATGACCACCATGTTTCCTCTTCAGCTCTGACCGCTTGGCATCCTTCAGACTGATGTCATCCTTGTCCCACTCAAAAATACAGCTGGACAGCTTTGAGCAGAAGGTCCCATAAAGCGGATGGTGCTCCGTGGTGAGACCAGATGTAAATCTCCGCATGAAATGGAAGATGTCCAGCCTGACCTTTGTGCTCCATGGCCGAAACAAAACAAGGACCGGTGGTTCACCTGAATGGAAGAACAAGAGGGCCCGACATTTTTTAATAAGAGCATATCTACATCTCCAATGTGTTTTATGGAAATCAGCATCTGACCATAAATACAAAGTATTACTGAATGTATACCATTTAAAAATACGACATCGTAAGAAAAGTTACGGATCTGACAAACCTCTCTCACTGCAACAGTCTCGATCAACGTAAATGACCTCTGGTTCTGGCTCCCCAGCATCCCTGTAGCGCTGAACAATCCCTTGGCACATTTCATCCAGGCCAGCTCCTTCTGCAGTAGTCAGCACACAGTTGAGTATCTGACCACATTCATTGCTGACATTGGTCATCCAGGTAGCTGTGTCTGAAATGTTGCCAGCCAGTTTCTTAGTGATCTGGGGAAAAGACAATATTTCAGTGTCACAGTGTTATGAAGGAAAAATTATGATTGATGATAAAACAAGATTTTTCAAAGTTAACATAGATTTGCCAGTACCTTTTTAGTGGAGTCGAGCTTCAAGATTCTGCCATATGTTGAAGTAATGACACCTTTCATCTCATTGAGATGACCCACTATTTCATTGGCATGAACTGACTCGAACCACTGTGCCAGCGGGAGGTTAAAAGGTGGTGGCTGCTGGTAATGGGCTTCCACACTCTGCGTTAGAGTACTCCTCTTCTTATGAAGCTcacagtcagacaagtactcaATGGTCCGCCTTGCCCACTCCTCACTGTGTGCTTCCTCTAATGCCTGCTGGAGGTAGCTGGAGCTGTTTCCCAGAGTTCGAGGCTTAAGCAGAGTCACACACTTCCTGTCCAGGGCAAGTTGTGTTGTTAAAACTGCAGGAAacttgtttctgtgtgcagggTCTAACTGGCTTAATACCTCTGAACTCCAGGGACAAACAGGGATCACACATCTACTGCATCTGGGATAGTCACCACCAACCAAGTAATATCTTGAGTCAACATCAATTACCTCCCTTACTTTGGTGTAAATCCCCGAGTGGTGCATTTTTGCGTTGCACTGATGGCACTTGAGAGGAATGCCCCACATGCGCATGGGTGCCCACAGAAACATTCGCTGCATAAAGTACTTCCCTGGATCAGGTGCTGCAGCTGTCAGCTTTGGTGGATTGGGTGGGTTGAACCAGTTCTGGGTGAACTGTTGCCTCAACTGTCCAGTGGGCTCATACAGGCACTGGGCAATCCACTCCCGGTCAGCTGGTTTGATGACCCGCAAGAAATGGCTGGGGAGAAAACTCACCCAGTTAACTTCAGGTGGCCTCAAATATGACCATGTGGCAGGGGGAGGAGAAGGGAGAGGAATATGTTGAGCCAATTTTGATGGCAGCTGTCGTGGCTGTAGTGGCGTTGGTGGGGGCGGCTGTAGTGACGTTGGCGGGGGTGGCTGTAGTGGCGTTGGTGGGGGCGGCTGTAGTGGCGTTGGTGGGGGCGGCTGTAGTGGGGTTGGTGGAGGCGGCTGTAGTGGGGTTGGTGGAGGCGGCTGTAGTGACGTTGGCGGGGGTGGCTGTAGTGGCGTTGGTGGGGGCGGCTGTAGTGGCGTTGGTGGGGGCGGCTGTAGTGGGGTTGGTGGAGGCGGCTGTAGTGGGGTTGGTGGAGGCGGCTGTTGTGGCGTTGGTGGGGCCGGCTGTAGTGGCGTTGGTGGGGCCGGCTGTAGTGGCTGCAGTGATGGACGTTGTGGTTGTGGTGGCAGTGATGGACGTTGTGGTTGTGGTGGCAGTGGATGTTGTGAATGTTGTACTGGTGATAGTGGTAGTTGCTCTTGTGAAGCATTACACACACTGCTTTCCACAAGATGGCCTTCTTCAATGTGGAGAAGCAGCCCAATTGCACCACTGACCTTTTTCCCACACAGGTCACAACTCTCCTCTGCATGAAAGTCAGATAAATGTTCAGTGAACTGTTCAACATTAACATCCTCACTACAAAGagaacattttatattttgagaAGCTCCTGAGCTGCTCTGTGCGGCTGGGTCTGCCGGGGGTCTCCCTGAGTTGCTCTGTGCGGCTGGGTCTGCCGGGGGTCTCCCTGAGTTGCTCTGTGCGGCTGGGTCTGCCGGGGGTCTCCCTGATCTGCACTGGGCGGCTGGGTCTGCCGGAGGAGTCCCTGAGCTGCTTTGTGTGGCTGGGACTGCCGGGGGTCTCCCTGATCTGCACTGGGCGGCTGGGTCTGCCGGAGGAGTCCCTGAGCTGCTTTGTGTGGCTGGGACTGCCGGGGGTCTCCCTGAGCTGCTCTGTGTGGCTGGGTCTGCCGGGGGTCTCCCTGAGCTGCTCTGTGCGGCTGGGTCTACCGGGGGTCTCCCTAAGCTGTTCTGTGTGGCTGGGTCTGCTGAAGCTCTCCCTGAACTTGAGCTGCTCTGTGTGGCTGATGAGCCTGTCTGCAGAGCAGACCggggaaaaataaagtttacttttcTCCTTAGCATTATCACAGGTTTTAACTTCATCATAAAATTTAGTGGTTAGTGCAAGTACTAAGGAAGCAAAACAGATGTGAAAACAatgaattttcattttcaatatggGAACTGCAGATCAGAAAAGTTCACACAATATTTTATGACACTGCCATTTAACAAGAATATCTACACTAAATAAAAAAGATCATCACTTACCCTATGATATCCACACCTGCAAGGAATTCTTTTACCAAAGATGTCATATTCACGGACTCTCTGGTTGAAAACAGGAGTTAATGGACAAGCGTCAATGCGCTGAATGACAGCTTTCCACCTCTTGGCCCCTGGCTTCTTGCCTGTTGAAAACCGGTATTTGCCTTGGGCATACAGGGATAAGACACCTGCCCAGTATTCATCTGGTTTTCCTGTCTTCGTCATTTCTAGAACTGTAAGGCACAGTGTGAGACTCAAAGAGCAAAAATAGATTGTATTTTTCTCAACAGTTAGCATGTACAGGTATATGCAGTTAATTATTTCACTGTAATGCACTGACTGAACATCAAGAACAGCAAAACTTTTTCAACCACTATTGCTCTGCAGTGCACCCTCTAGAAAAACATAACTGAAAATGTACCGTTGATCTGTAGAAGTTGGCTGTATAAATGTCTGGTGGGCACACTACCAACACGGACCTCAGCTCTGCACAGTAACAACACACAGAAAGTGGAATAATGAGAATTAAGTGTATGATTACAGTATGAATGGAATTGAATAGATTTTATTGTATATATACCtgggctgaacaatttgagaaaataatcaaattgcaattttgtcccccaatattgcaattgtgatttgatatgcaattatttctgaagttcctaatcttatttattttccaacaaacacaagcaataaatcgtTCTATACTATAACAATACAATTTTAggtaaaacaatttttaaaaatatccaatTGTGATGATTTCCACTCCTATTGCATGAATTCTTGTGCTGAAGGGAGTGATAATTTTCATGTCAGTCTCATATTTGATTAGAAAAcgtacaaaaataaagaaagtaggattttttgtaggactatttatttaaaaaactgcactTGGATGATTGCATGGCATGTAATGCATAATATCTTTGCTGCAGAAAAAGGTTTTAAACGGGTAATTTCAAGTCAAAGAAGCTTTGCACCtactgcgatttaatctaatttgtgattaactgCCCAGTCCTAATACACACATATGTCAACATTACAAAATCTGGAAGCGGTTTTTCACTTCAAATTACTACTGAAGACCAGTGGGAGACATATTCACGCCAAGACAATTGGGTTTTACAATGATATATGCCAGCATAGACTGCcaaatgtttgcttttattatATAGATGACGGTatgataattaaataaaatgtacgtACGTTAGCTTAAAGTAAGCGGGAGTGTAAACGCGCCTGACAACAAACTTAACTACGGACGGTTAACGTCACAAATACGCTCAAACTACGAACTATATCGACATATAAATACCAAGAGCAGCTATTGAAATACAAGGGAATACATAAACTTGATGTTTTACTACTGAAACATACCTTTTATCGGATCGCGAAGGACTCTCTAGCCGTCTTTAAACTTCCCGCAAAGTTGTCCGCTCGTCGGAAGACGCGGCACTCTCTGATGACGTCACATCCACACGCTCTTTTACCCCGTTTTCCGCTTCTGTTAGGACTGTTAGGACTTGGTTAGGACTTGGTCGGTAAAGTGTTAGGAATTGTTAGGAAATGTTTCGAATTGTTAGGAATTTGTTAGGAATTGTTAGGATCTGCCAAAGCAGGCCATTCGCTGGCAGGTACGGCCATCACAGCAGCGACATCTGATGGTGTAGCAGCTACAGATTTCTCCATCATTGATTCATCTGACCTTTCCTTTGGGGAAGAAGTTGATTTAATTGCTTTCCTGGACAAACTAAAGAACTGCAAGAAGCAGATTTAAATAAGATGATGTTTAACTAGGCCTGCCTGCAGATTTAGCTGGGCcgctgaaaaacccagagaatggacccagcCAGGTGTGATTTATTAGTGATGTCAATGTGTGTTAGACCAGCAGCACCgttgctagcatcctggctaacagtttcccTTATTTTGGAGCAGAAAAGTGTATCAAACTATAATTCTGTCTGATGTTATAATTGTcaagtcctgtcactttctaaccccttttcaccactgttccaaacatttttgccacctttattgctacttttaacccatttattccACTCTTCCAccaatttttcacacttttaacccattttctcaattttttgctactcttaACTGAGTTTGCCAGCCTTATTGCAATCTTTAACTGTATTTCATCTGTacaacctttttgccactatcaacaAATTTTCTAGACTTCTTTGCAACTGTTAACCAAATTTTGTCTCTTTCAACCAGTTTCCCTCTCCTTTGCTGCCTGCTGTTTGTTTGTACATAGCCATTCTGATGCTGAAGCATCTGTCTAGCCATAAAGCAACAGCTATCAGGAGGAGgaattatttttctgtctttagaGTTGCTGCACTCGCTGTGAGCAGGGTTCGAACCTGCGCGGGGAAACCCCATTGGATTTCGAGTCCAACGCCTTAACCTCTCGGCCatcacagctctttttctcaGGTGTTTACATATAATCATCCAGCTTAGACATTATGGTCTGAGTGCTTTCCCTATTATAATTCTTTTCCTCGTTCCTAATGCATCTGTTTTCAGACGTTACCTGGAGCTCACAACTTTCTCCTTAAATCTACATACTCAACCTGTGCAGCAATCCGGGTGTGCGCCGTCCAACCAACAATGTGCAAACTTGCACACTGCATGCAGGTCTGGAGTACTGTGCTGTGCTGCACAGCACAGTGCAGCTGGAGACTCAAGATCATAAGATGAGTTGATGCTGGAATAGTATGTGAAATGGATTATTTTGCCTGTCTGGGGTTGATTTGCTattcattttgacatgtttctatgattttttttcgCTTCTAACGTGAGTGACTACATTAGGGGAATGTAAAGATGTATGTTTTCCCTAAATCATGCCTGGTTTCATGTGAAATTGTGTGGTCTTCCACCCCAGAACATTTCTAAATGATGTCGTAGTAGCTTTGTCATACACTGACATCCTGGTGACCTGTAGCTTGTGCCACAGGTCATCagtgagatgtaatgttgagtCTATGCACTGGATTGTATTTAGTAGTTCAGATTGATCTGCTCCATGTGGAATAATGCAGACCTGGTGGAAAGCAAAGTAGAACTTGTAGGATGGATGACGGACAGGCGCACATATAAAGGAATTAAAAAGACTAACAAGGAAGGCAGCAGTTTGCTTGTGTGCCTAATGAGCAGTAGATGCAGAATATGTGGAAATAAGAGGTCATGTTTTCTGCTCAATGTCAGTCTTGCCTTGATTTCACTGAGAACAGGAGTCAAACCTGCATGAGGAGAGCCCATTGGATTTCAAGTCCAACACTTTTATCTCTCAGCCATCACTGCTCTTGATCCGCATATTAAGAAAGCAGCCAGATCTATCAATAATGGTGAGTGCTAGTGTTGAAcatcttattaaaaaaaaaatgaatccttgaatgtatttaaaagccactgacaagtctggaattacttttaatatctgaaaatgagatgacCGGTCTTAATGCAAAATCCCAAGTCAGTCCGAGACCAAGataagaccaagacattcataTGTGgccttgagaccggtctcaagtactacaacactagtgAGTGCCAAGGTCATACTCTCTCCACAAACTGTGGAGTAACTCCTAGAAAAGCTCCTGACTTGCTTGTTTACAGCTGTCCTGCACAGTAGAAAATCTTCTAACAGTTTTGGTCAATGGAAATGCTGGGGATGTGAAAATGCGCAGGAGTTGGCTGTGAAATTTTAGGGTAAAAGTCAGGGTGAGAAACTcagctgtttgcattcacacatgcaggtCACTCAGGCATCTGTACATTTGGCTTAAAGCTCTGTTTATTCAATGA from Cheilinus undulatus linkage group 13, ASM1832078v1, whole genome shotgun sequence includes:
- the LOC121520696 gene encoding uncharacterized histidine-rich protein DDB_G0274557-like; protein product: MTKTGKPDEYWAGVLSLYAQGKYRFSTGKKPGAKRWKAVIQRIDACPLTPVFNQRVREYDIFGKRIPCRCGYHRRRVVTCVGKRSVVQLGCFSTLKKAILWKAVCVMLHKSNYHYHQYNIHNIHCHHNHNVHHCHHNHNVHHCSHYSRPHQRHYSRPHQRHNSRLHQPHYSRLHQPHYSRPHQRHYSRPHQRHYSHPRQRHYSRLHQPHYSRLHQPHYSRPHQRHYSRPHQRHYSHPRQRHYSRPHQRHYSHDSCHQNWLNIFLSLLLPLPHGHI